Below is a genomic region from Daphnia pulicaria isolate SC F1-1A chromosome 10, SC_F0-13Bv2, whole genome shotgun sequence.
AACTATTTGTAAAAATCGAAACAAGAATTGGAAGCTCTCAATTTCACGAACAAACAACAATCGTTTTGCGGAATAAAAGGTACTCTGAAGTGATTggcaattttccttttgacaacaacaacaacacgggcAGCATCTAAGGCACACGTCGGTTCACAGGAATTGCAGGTTGCTGTACTGAGGCGTTCTGTAGGTGGGCAGGATGGTCAGCGCGTCCTGTTCGAAAGATTCGTTGTAAAAGATTTCGGGAGTCGAATCGGACGGAGTCTCCGTTGTCGACAGCGGCTCAGACGGTTGAGAAATCCATTCCATGACATTAGCTGCGCTCAGATCGGAACTCTTTGGCAACTCGACTGTTCTGTAAAAGATATatagacatttttgtttttaaaaagggaaattataaaaattaaaatgtctgGACGGTTTGTTATTGACGAAAAAGCTGCGCCATGACGCACTGCAATTCGACCAGGACCccgaaaagaattaaattttttaaaagcaacTGGGCCCCCCACAAGTCGCTGACTACTTTGTATCCGTACGTGACACCCCCTCTTACAGGAGCGTGAGTGGTATATTGGCCGTTAAAGTCGTCCATTCCCTCAGTAGAGTATGGAGCGGCTCCTTCATGATTATCCATCACGCAGAGTGTACTAGCTGAAATCTTATTACTAAATGGAACTCAAATGGCGAAAAACTTGCCCACCCATCGTGCACAGAGGTTGTTGTCCTGATTGATGcgaatttttgtgattttaaaTCATTCATTTGCTTACGTTTGATTCCTGACTTCTTCGCAGAAGCTTTCCAAATCTTTCTGGGTGCAGCCAACTAGACAGCATTCGTTTGTCGTGGGAGATCGACGATTTTCCAGTTCCTTTTGCGGTTTCAAATCGTTGCCTACTGTCGAATAGAAAGTAGAACAAAGACAATCGAATAATGAATTTGCGATCAAAGAAATCAATTATGCATAATCCTATATCCTTGGACATATTTTTAGAAGAAAACTTTTGATTCATTCAAACTCGATC
It encodes:
- the LOC124315003 gene encoding uncharacterized protein LOC124315003 isoform X1, with product MIIPSTVGRCWMALLLVLATLAFLTQSTPIHKRNVSGKTKWCGPEFSTALRAVCAVYKSYWPVTPAEPTEVGNDLKPQKELENRRSPTTNECCLVGCTQKDLESFCEEVRNQTTVELPKSSDLSAANVMEWISQPSEPLSTTETPSDSTPEIFYNESFEQDALTILPTYRTPQYSNLQFL
- the LOC124315003 gene encoding uncharacterized protein LOC124315003 isoform X2, encoding MIIPSTVGRCWMALLLVLATLAFLTQSTPIHKRNVSGKTKWCGPEFSTALRAVCAVYKSYWPVTPAEPTEGNDLKPQKELENRRSPTTNECCLVGCTQKDLESFCEEVRNQTTVELPKSSDLSAANVMEWISQPSEPLSTTETPSDSTPEIFYNESFEQDALTILPTYRTPQYSNLQFL